One Synechocystis sp. LKSZ1 genomic window, ACCGGGGGAGATGCCCCAATGCTTCAGCGCTATGGGCGTCAGCAAAACCCCGCCGAGTGGGCTCAGGTATTCATCGATCCTCATTTAGCTTTTTGGGGCCTCCGCCATCTTGTTCTGTCAATGTAGGTTCGCTACGGTAGCCCGAGCATCAATCAGTAACGCTTCTGCCAGTCGAAACAATTCCTGACCAGTATGCAGGCCCGCATCATCGTAGTTGAGGGTAAAAAGTTCCAGTTCTTCTAGGGCATCGTCGAGATGATTAAGACAGTAGTAGAGAAAGGCTGCAACCTTGGCTAGATTGGTAGGACTGGCCTGGGACGTAAAACAAGTCCGAGCTTGGCTTAAGGTAGAAGCGCAGGCTGCCAGATAGGCCTGGAAAGTTTCCATCAACTGATCATCAAAGGGATCTGCCGCCAGGGCGTCAATTTGTTCATCCAAGGACTGGACAACCTGCCAGAGTTGTTTTGCAAGGGGGGCATAAACTTGGGCAAGCCATTGCTGGAGCCGGGCGTCTGCATCTTGTCGGGCTTGGCGACCATGGCGATAGGCCTGGCGAGCTTGCTGTTGACGCTGGTCACGGGAGCGGGAAAAACCAACACCTTGTAATTCCTGGTCGTACTGGTGGCGGCGATGGGGATCACTTAAAATTTCGTAGGCCGCATTAATGGCAATGATTTTTTCGTGACTGGCCTGATCCGTCTGGGTATCGGGATGAAATTG contains:
- a CDS encoding DnaJ domain-containing protein, with the protein product MNHYDILELRPSATQREIKHSYRRLAKQFHPDTQTDQASHEKIIAINAAYEILSDPHRRHQYDQELQGVGFSRSRDQRQQQARQAYRHGRQARQDADARLQQWLAQVYAPLAKQLWQVVQSLDEQIDALAADPFDDQLMETFQAYLAACASTLSQARTCFTSQASPTNLAKVAAFLYYCLNHLDDALEELELFTLNYDDAGLHTGQELFRLAEALLIDARATVANLH